The nucleotide sequence TCGCCACGGGGGCGTGGCCGGAACCCGCCTGGCTGACGTGGCTGATCCACGGGACGCCGTTGGCCCTCCTAGCGTGGGATGGCTGGCGCGGGCGGGGCTCTCAGGGACTCGCGCGCCGTGAGGGCGTAGCCCGCGGCGAAGAGGGCCGTGAAGGGCAGCACGGCGGGTGACCCGGCGAGCGCCGTGTTCACGACGGCGCCGGCGAGCGCCGCGGCGAGCGTCAGGCGCAGGAGCGCGGGCCCGCTCGAGAGCCGGACCCGATACGCCACGACGGGCTGGAAGCCGCGCTTCGGCGTGCGGACGAAGGGGGTGCGGGTTCCGCGGCAGGCCCGCGCGACGGCGAAGGTGAGCGGCACGCCGAGCCCCAGCCCGAGGAGCAGCGCTTCGGAGATGCGGCGCCCGAGGCGTCCGCGCCCGCGGATCCACCCGGCGGATCCGTAGAAGAGCACGAACGGGACGGTGGCGAGGAGCACGGCGGCCACATGGACGGCGGCCGGGAGGCCGAAGCCGGTCGCGGACGCCCACCCGGCCCCCGCGAGCGCCGCCGCCATCGTGAGCGTCAGCGGATGGACGACGTGTCCCACGAGATGGGCCGTCGCCTCGAACTTGATCGCCGCCGGCACGGGGGCGCGCCAGATCCGCGGCAGCAGCTTCCGTGCGCTCTGGATGCCGCCCTGCGTCCACCGGCTCTGCTGGATCTCCACCGCGCGCAGATTCGCCGGCAGCTCGGCGGGGACCCGGACGTCGTCCCGGTACACGAAACGCCAGCCCGCGAGCTGGGCGCGGTAGCTGAGATCGACGTCCTCGGTCAGGGTGTCGCTCTGCCACCCCCCCGCCGCCCGCACACACGCCTTGCGCCACATTCCGCCGGAGCCGTTGAAGTTGAAGAAGAGGCCGGCCCGGTATCGCGCTTCGTGCTCGATCGCGAAGTGCGCGTCGAGGAAGAGGGCCTGGGCTCGCGTCAGCCAGCTCGCGTCGGGCGAGAGGTGGTCCCAGGCCGCCTGCACCGCCCCCACGCCCGGGTCCGCGAAGGGGGGGAGCAACTCCCGGATCAACTCCGGGGGCGGAACGAAATCCGCGTCGAGTACGAGCAGGAAGTCGCCGCGGGCGA is from Candidatus Palauibacter scopulicola and encodes:
- a CDS encoding glycosyltransferase — translated: MSEIGPLAYLALLALLAPFGAHRLRLLWLRMRRPARVEARTWPGPLPVVTVQLPVFNEANVVERLIDAACRLRYPADRLEIQLLDDSDDETVAIAARRVREWRARGIDIRHVRRGSREGFKAGALAHGVSLARGDFLLVLDADFVPPPELIRELLPPFADPGVGAVQAAWDHLSPDASWLTRAQALFLDAHFAIEHEARYRAGLFFNFNGSGGMWRKACVRAAGGWQSDTLTEDVDLSYRAQLAGWRFVYRDDVRVPAELPANLRAVEIQQSRWTQGGIQSARKLLPRIWRAPVPAAIKFEATAHLVGHVVHPLTLTMAAALAGAGWASATGFGLPAAVHVAAVLLATVPFVLFYGSAGWIRGRGRLGRRISEALLLGLGLGVPLTFAVARACRGTRTPFVRTPKRGFQPVVAYRVRLSSGPALLRLTLAAALAGAVVNTALAGSPAVLPFTALFAAGYALTARESLRAPPAPAIPR